A region of the Mangifera indica cultivar Alphonso chromosome 10, CATAS_Mindica_2.1, whole genome shotgun sequence genome:
CTGCCTTGTATATGGATCATAAAATGATTAGTTTGTTTTACCTGACTTCTGGTCAAGCCTGTCTGTCTTGCAAGCATGATTTTATCAGTGTCTTTTGGGTAACTGGCAGACATCAAATATAGCAATCAGTACATAGAAGTAGTAAGAGATATATGCAGAAAACAAGCAAactatgaaaaagaaaataagagtaAATCAGGGATTACGGATGGAGGAAATGTTCAAACAGCCAGGCACGAAGAATCGAAACAGAGCTTTCAGGCAACCCTCTCTGTGGCCTCCAAGCATGTTGTTGCATCATACCAAGTTGCTGAAGAGCTCGTTGTTGCCTGAGCTGCTGATCCACATATCGGAGGCGAGTTATGCCAACACCTTTACCGTTTTCTGAAGTATCTTGCTCTCCAAGGCTTCTACGGGTTGCCTGAATTTGGCCAGTGATAGCATCACGCAAGCACCGGAAGTGGCGGGATATAGTCTGCAAAGCCAATGCAGTGTATGGTTTAGCAGCCCCACATCCTGCAATCACATCAAATGAAGATACCACAATCTGCATTTGGTGGTAATACTGCTTGTACCTTCTATCAACCTGTCACAATAGAGTTATGATTGCAAATtctcaaagaaaaaataaaatagagcgCAAATGCAATAAACagagaaaatgagaaataaaattgaatgaGATGTTGCAACAATCTACCTAATAAAAATAGACCGGAACAATATCACCTTTAAAgcacaaaataataacatttctGTTAGAAGTCATAGAAGTATTGGCCCTAATAACAGGAAGTCTACAACTTCCTTCTCAGAGCATTACTATTAAAAGATTAGATAAGCTAGGTTCTATCTAGTGCAAGAAACTCATAGTCAGAATCTCAAAAGTTCAGAATTCTGTCATCCAAGAAAAAACCATCAACAATCCTAGGGACAATTCCATAGTATTGGTTGTAATAAGTGGTGGTTTCTGCTTCCTCCACAGCATCAGTAATTAACAATAATTACAGACAAATCttacatttctttcttctttgatgaATCTGTGCACTGAGATTTTTTCACTCTttcaatttagattttaaaattcaagTGTTGAAGCTGAAAAGCTGATGATTGCCAAGAAAGTTGCATAGGCACCAAACAAGTGGAAGAGAAAATTTTGCCTCAGTAAAAAGCTTGGAGAACTATTGTGTATTGATCTTACCTCATCCAACATGGACAAAAGCTTTGTCAACTTGTTTTGCAGTTCTTGTTTTTCAGCATGTGAAAGTTCATTCAGTGGGTTCCCAGCAGATTCTTGATTCGATGGTGCATTACTTGAAGCCCAATCAGTCTCCTTGGAACTTTTCATCCGCTGCTCATGTGTGCCTTGGCTTTTCTCACCATCAGGCTGTTTTAGAGCTTTTCGAACATTAACAACTTCGTCTAAAAGTTGTCGTGCTGCCTTGAGATACCTGGAATTGGGGGATGGCTCTTGAAACACTTGACGTCCCATAAGGAGACACATCACCTTTGTTCTCTTGGTTACCTCCAGAGAAAGCAACCGGCAAATATTCAACGTTTCTTGCTTGTTCATCTCTGGAAGAGCTATTCCTGCCACCGTCACCTGTAATCAATGAATTCGAGCTCAAGAATGAAGCAAAGCCTGAATTGGGATTTCTGTAGGGGATGGAAGGCATTTGGATTCCAGATGGAATTTGTGTCCCCAAGCTAAGGGATAATCCTTGACCATGCAAACTCTGTCCACCTTGTAGAATATTCGTAGGGCCACCCATTGGTTGCATAACTAACATCTCATTTCTATTGTCCCTCCATGCATTGAACTCATGCTCCCCAATTCGTGACCCACCAAGATTCGAGAAGATTTCTTGTTGCTGTGGGGTTGATTCTGAAGTTTCCACAGATTGAATATCAATGCAGTTATTTTGCTGCTGAGAACTTCCTGCTAGCAAATCCGGGTAAGACCCTGAATTCATGTACATCATCACATTACCAGGAAGAACAGGTGCCTCTGAGTAAGAACCCGGCAAAGAATCCCTTAAATAGATCATAGGAGCAGCCtccttttgattatttgaactAGTGTAATAAGTGGCCATATTTGTATTATCTCAACAAATTTCTGCAACAATGTTCGTCTCAAATTAGATGTTTACTGTTGGAGCTGAAAATGAAGATTAATATTGATTT
Encoded here:
- the LOC123227451 gene encoding LOW QUALITY PROTEIN: BEL1-like homeodomain protein 7 (The sequence of the model RefSeq protein was modified relative to this genomic sequence to represent the inferred CDS: deleted 1 base in 1 codon) produces the protein MATYYTSSNNQKEAAPMIYLRDSLPGSYSEAPVLPGNVMMYMNSGSYPDLLAGSSQQQNNCIDIQSVETSESTPQQQEIFSNLGGSRIGEHEFNAWRDNRNEMLVMQPMGGPTNILQGGQSLHGQGLSLSLGTQIPSGIQMPSIPYRNPNSGFASFLSSNSLITGDGGRNSSSRDEQARNVEYLPVAFSGGNQENKGDVSPYGTSSVSRAIPNSRYLKAARQLLDEVVNVRKALKQPDGEKSQGTHEQRMKSSKETDWASSNAPSNQESAGNPLNELSHAEKQELQNKLTKLLSMLDEVDRRYKQYYHQMQIVVSSFDVIAGCGAAKPYTALALQTISRHFRCLRDAITGQIQATRRSLGEQDTSENGKGVGITRLRYVDQQLRQQRALQQLGMMQQHAWRPQRGLPESSVSILRAWLFEHFLHPYPKDTDKIMLARQTGLTRSQVSNWFINARVRLWKPMVEEMYKEEFSGAEMDSNSSSENAAKANKGDTMTSEDREEDLQRSGSSTATERCSTGQMTDSKSNQVLDVETAGASFHNGACGGAETEYGLLKLRDEQRSNVDESSLFQDPMVHSDGGNNRYMAAAAAAYHMSELGRFGSGSGVSLTLGLQHCEGGNLPISGGTHQSFIAMRGDDIYNAAASSVGTETADYECINNGNRQSRFSSSHLLHDFVA